From a single Rutidosis leptorrhynchoides isolate AG116_Rl617_1_P2 chromosome 5, CSIRO_AGI_Rlap_v1, whole genome shotgun sequence genomic region:
- the LOC139846744 gene encoding protein RDM16-like, which yields MIKLKSQFGEAQAREFRAKQAHLAEAEPDINPNLIEVSDRIIIKEKPKDPIPDYEWWDVPLIEFDSYGNMTEVKKEKVTLYVEHPRPIQPPAEPTPPPPQPLKLTQKERKKLRTQRRLATEKTRQEMIRQGLLEPSKPKVKMNNLMRVVGSEATQDPTRLEMEIRSAASEREQAHVDRNIARKLTPAERREKKERKLFDEKNNNNTPETIVSVYKVNNDLSHPQTRYKVDVNAQENRLSGCAVMSQGVCVVVVEGGNKSIKRYQKLMLKRINWVAAAAVKEENEYEDHDDDDEKPNNECALVWQGNVAKPSFHRFSVHECRTEITARKVLSDAGVGHYWDLAVNTQF from the coding sequence ATGATTAAGCTAAAGAGTCAATTTGGAGAAGCACAAGCACGAGAGTTTAGAGCAAAACAAGCTCATTTGGCGGAGGCGGAACCTGATATCAATCCAAATCTGATAGAGGTTTCAGATAGAATTATTATCAAAGAAAAGCCAAAGGATCCTATTCCTGATTATGAGTGGTGGGACGTACCACTTATAGAATTCGATAGCTACGGAAACATGACAGAAGTAAAGAAAGAAAAAGTCACATTATATGTCGAACACCCCCGTCCTATCCAGCCACCAGCCGAACCTACTCCACCACCACCTCAACCCTTAAAGCTTACCCAAAAAGAACGCAAAAAACTCCGCACTCAAAGACGCTTAGCTACCGAGAAAACCCGTCAAGAAATGATCAGACAAGGCCTTCTAGAACCATCCAAACCGAAAGTCAAAATGAACAATTTAATGAGAGTTGTTGGTTCAGAAGCGACCCAAGACCCTACTCGCCTTGAAATGGAGATAAGAAGTGCTGCGTCTGAACGCGAACAAGCCCATGTTGACAGAAACATTGCACGGAAGCTAACACCCGCTGAAAGACGTGAAAAGAAAGAAAGGAAACTttttgatgaaaagaataataataatactcccgagACAATAGTTTCCGTGTACAAAGTTAATAATGACCTTTCTCATCCTCAAACAAGGTATAAAGTTGATGTTAATGCCCAAGAAAACCGGCTCTCTGGCTGTGCGGTTATGTCTCAGGGTGTTTGTGTGGTGGTGGTGGAAGGCGGTAACAAGTCCATAAAACGTTATCAGAAGTTGATGTTAAAACGTATAAATTGGGTGGCAGCTGCTGCTGTGAAAGAAGAGAATGAATAtgaagatcatgatgatgatgatgaaaaacccAATAATGAGTGTGCCCTTGTTTGGCAAGGGAATGTTGCAAAACCAAGTTTTCATAGGTTTTCCGTCCACGAGTGCAGGACTGAAATTACTGCCCGTAAGGTGCTTTCTGATGCCGGGGTCGGTCATTATTGGGACCTGGCGGTTAATACACAATTTTGA